CAGTGTCCCGGCCGAGCTCCCGGATAGGGCTCGGCCGGGTGACTATCGTCCGTGAAGGGCTGAGTCATGAATCCCATCCTGGCAAACCACACCTCGAATTCACCCGGTGTTGGGTTCGGGAGGTGACGTGTCACACGTTCTGGCGCCGCGCGTCGTAGTCGTCCTGCGCGGCGCGGAAGTTCGGCACGTTCTCCTCGATCCACCCGAACAGGTCGCTGATCCGCTTCGCCGCCTGGGTGCCCAGCGGGGTGAGGGAGTAGTCCACCCGCGGCGGGATCACCGGGTGCACCTCGCGGTGCACCAGCCCGTCCCGCTCCAGCGCCTGCAACGTCTGGGCCAGCATCTTCTCGCTCACCCCGGCGACTTCCCGGCGCAGCTCGCCGAACCTCAGCGTGCCGCCCAGGAGCTTGGCGAGCACCAGGCTGCCCCACTGCCCGGTCGCGTGGTTGGCGATCACCCGGGACGGGCAGTTGTGGTCGTACACGTCACCTCGGTTCTCCATGGCACCGACTCTACCTGGATGCTTTCCGAGCAGTTAGTACCTGACATTCAGGTAGGTACTGTCGAATAGTTAGCGAGAGATCTAGCTTGGCCCCATGAAGACCTTGATCACCGGTGCTACCGGCCAGCTCGGCTCCCTGATCCTCAAGCACGCCCTCACCCGCATCCCGGCCGACCGGCTCGCGGTGTCCGTCCGCGAACCGGAGAAGGCGGAAGGCCTCGGCGTCGAGGTCCGGCACGGCGACTTCGCCGGCCCGCTCACCGACACGTTCGCCGGGGTGGACACGCTGCTGCTGGTGTCCGTCGACGGGCCGGACGAAGTCCGCATCGGACTGCACCGGAACGCCGTGCGCGCGGCGGCGGAGGCGGGCGTGCGGCACATCGTCTACACGTCGGTGACCGACGCGGACACCTCGCCGCTCAGCCTGGCCGGGGTGCACAAGGCGACCGAAGAGGAGATCCGGGCCACCGGCATCCCGTTCACGTTCCTGCGCAACGGCATGTACCACGAGAACTACCTCCCGCAGGCCCCCGGCCCGATCGTCAGGGCCGCCGGCGACGGGCGGGTCGCGAGCGCGGCCCGCGACGACTACGCGGTGGCCGCGGCCGTCGTGCTGAGCACCCCCGGCCACGAGAACGCGGTCTACGAGCTGACCGGCTCGCGGGCGTGGAGCTTCGACGAGCTGGCCGGACTCGCGGGCACCACGCACGTGAAGGTGAGCCAGGAGGAGCGCGTCGCCGGTCTGAAGGGCTTCGGCCTGCCCGACTTCGTCGCCGAGCTGCTCGCCGACATCGAGGTCAACATCGGCCGCGGCGTGCTCGCGGACGTGCGGCCCGACCTGGAGAAGCTGATCGGCCGCGCGCCCACCACGATCGAGGACGCCGTCGGGAACAGGTGACCTCGCGCGGCGTGCCGGGTGCGCGTGGTGTGGGTAGCGTCGGGGTATGGCAGTAGTGGACAGCCCCGTCGGCTGGGTGAAGAAGCACATCCAGAAGTACGTCGAGTCGGGCGGCGCGGAAGGCCACGAGTGGCGGCCGGGCGTCTTCACGCTCCTGCTGACCACGACCGGCCGGAAGTCCGGTGAACCACGCCGCACCGCGTTGATCTACCAGCCCTACGGTGACGCGTACGTGGTCGTGGCGTCGCACGGCGGCGCTCCGGAACACCCCTCCTGGTACCGGAACCTGCTCGCGGAGAACCGGGCCGAGGTGCAGGTCGGCCCGGACGTCTTCCCCACCACGGCGCGCACCGCCACCGGTGAGGAGCGGGCGAAGCTGTGGAAGCTGATGACCGAGGTGTGGCCGGACTACGACGGCTACGTGAAGAAGACCGACCGCGAGATCCCAGTGGTGGTGCTGGAGCGCGCCCAGTCCTGACCGGGCTCAGTCCTGACCGGGTTCAGCTCTGACCGGGTTCGGTGCCGACCGGGTTCAGCTCTGATCGGGTTCAGTCGGGGATGGGCACGGCCGCGCCCGTCACCGTGACCCGCGGGTCGTCCGGTGACACCCCGATCGTCAGCACGCTGGGTCGGCCCATGTCGTCGCCCTGGTGGATGGTGATCGTCCTCGGCCCGGTGACCTCGCCGATCGTCCGCAGGTAGCCGCCGAACGCCGCCGCGGCGGCCCCGGTCGCCGGGTCCTCCACGACCCCGCCGACCGGGAACGGGTCGCGCGCGTCGAAGACGTCGTCGGAGCGCTGGTGCACCAGTTGCGCGGTCAGCGCGTCGTTGGCCCGCAGCAGGTCGCCCAGCGCGTCGAACTCGTAGTCCAGCGAGGCCAACCGCTCCCGCGTCCGCACCGCCAGCACCAGGTGCCGCGCGCCGCCGGACGCCCAGTGCACGGGGTAGCGCGGGTCGAGGTCGTCGGCGGACCACCGCAGTGCCCGCAACGCCTCGGCGACGTCCGACTCCGGCGCGGGCGTGGAGGACGTCGGCACGCTGGTCAGGGTCGCCGTGCCCGGCGTCGCGGCGATCTCCACCAGCCCGGCCTTGGTGTGGAACCGCAGAGTGCCGGGCCGTTCCAGGGCGACGGCGGTGGCCACGGTGGCGTGACCGCAGAACGGGACCTCCGCCAACGGGCTGAAGTACCGCAGGTCGAAGTCGTGCCCGCCGGTCCGGGGGAACGCGAAGGCGGTCTCCGAGTAGCCGAGGTCGGCGGCGATCTCCAGCATCCGGGCGTCGTCGAGCCCGGTAGCGTCCAGCACGACACCGGCCGGGTTGCCGCCCGCCGGGTCGGTGGTGAAGGCGCTGTAGCGCAGTACTGCCGGGTGAAGTGCGTCGTTCATGGGCACAGCGTCCGCCACCACCCGGCATCGAGTCCAACGATTCCCTGTGATGCGTTCGATCGGTATTGTCGATCCAGTGGACACCCGCCTCCTGCGCACACTCCTGGTGCTCGCGCGCACGGGCAGCTTCACCGCCACCGCGGCGGAGCTGCACCTCGTGCAATCCACGGTGACGAGCCAGGTCAAAGCCCTGGAACGGCACCTCGGCGCACGCCTGTTCGACCGGCTGCCCAGCGGCGCCCGGCTGACCGAGGCCGGCCGGCAGGCCGTCGAGCACGCCAGGGAGGTGCTGTCGGCCGAACAACGCCTGCGCGACGCGGTGCGCGGCAGCACCGCCGTGGAGGGCGACGTGCGGATAGCCGCACCCGAGTCGGTCTGCGCCTACCGGCTGCCGCAGCGGATCGCGGACGTCGCCCTGCGCTGGCCGGGCATCTCCGTGCACCTCTCGCCGTCGGGCACCCGGCAGGCGATCACCGGTGTCCGCAACGGCACGCTGGACCTGGCGCTGGTGCTGGAGGACGCGGTGGTCGCGCCGGGTCTGAAGGTGACCGCGATCGGGGCCGAGCCGATCGAGCTGGTGTCCGCGCCGGGCGTGCTGCTGGACGAGCGGTACTTCCTGCTGGAGGAGGGCTGCTCGTACAGCGACCGGTTCGTGCGGGAGCTGTCCGCGACGCCGAGCATCACCCGGTTCGGCAGCATCGAGGCCGTCCGGTCGTGCGTGGTGGCGGGGCTGGGCTGGACCGTGCTGCCGCGCGTGGCGGTCGCCGAGCAGTTGGACGCCGGCACGCTCCAGCGCGTGCGCGAACTGCCCGACAGCACGCTGTTCCTGGTCACGGACCCGCGTCGGACGCCGTCGGCGGCGGTCCAAGCGGTGGCCGCCGCCCTGAACTGACAGCCCTCAACCGACAGCCCAGAACCCGACAGCCGCTCAACCGAGCTGGGCGAGCATGCCCTCGCAGCTGCGCACGACCACGGACGCGGCCCGCCGTTGCCCGTGGTCCAGCGCCGGGTCAACGGAGTGGTCGCGCCACCGGCCCAGCGTGTCCAGCACGGCGTGCCGCAGCTCGCTCCCGGTCGGCTCGTAGTCCATGCCCAGCCGCACCACCGGGTTCGTGCCCAGGCCGCCGACCAGCCGGGACGCCTCGGCGTCCAGCTCGCCCGGCAGCCGGATCCGCCCGCCCTGCAACGACGCCAGCAGCCGCAGCTCCCGGAAGTCGTGGGTGGTGGCCAGAATCCGCTCGACCGCGGTGGCCAGGCCGATCGAACCGGGCCGCGGCTCGGCGCGCAGCACCACGTCCAGGCCCAGCAACGCGGACCGCGCCTTCAGCACCTCGCGGCGTTCGGTGAAGTAGATGCCGACCGAGTCGCGCAGCTCGCCCAGACCGCTGCGCTGCACCAGCTGCCCGGTCAGCTTCACCTGCGTGTCGAAGCCCTGCCGGATCAGCGTGGTCGTCAGCCGCACGCCGAAGAGGCCGAACCGGTCCACCAGGCCGTGCCGCGCCGCCGGGTCCAGCCGGACCGGGAAGTCCTCGGCCACGAACCGGTCCGCGGACAGCAGGTGGTCCTCCAACTCGGTGCGCGCCAACGAAGCCAGCGACGCGAGCGCGGTGAACTCGTCCGGCCGCACCGTTCGCGCGGCCACCGCGAGCAGCCCCGCCACCGCGACCACGTTCTGGCACAACGGGGTCACGGTCGCCTCGCGCCGGTAGCGGCGGGCGATCTGCTTGGCCGACGACAGCGCGTCGATCCGGCCGCCGCCGATCTCGTCCGCCCGCGCCAGCACCAGCACGGTGTTCACCGGCGCGGCCCGTGCCACCGGGTGGTCGTGCGCGGTCTGGAGGTACCGCACGTCCGTGCTGTGCATGTGCCTGGTCAGGTAGAGCACCGCGTCGGCCTCGCCGTAGACCTGCTCGACCGGCGCCTCCGCCGGCGTGTCGATCAGGATCAGGTCGCGCAGCGAGCGGGACGGCCACTCGACCAGCACGCGTTCGGCGTCCGGCGCGTCCACGAACGCCTTGCCGTCACGGCGGGTCACCGGCACCTCGTACGGGCCGACGTGTGCCTTCGCCCGCGGTCCGTCCTGGTACCAGGTGGTCGCGCCGGTCGGCACGAACTCCTCGCCGATCAACGCGCTGACCACCGTCGACTTGCCCGACCGCGGCGCGCCCGCGACGGCGACGCGCACCGGTTCGGTGAACCGGGCCTGGTGCCCGCGCAGCCACGCGACCGCCCGCGGGCTGTCCCGGTAGATCGCCAGGGCGTCTTCGAGCAGCGCCCAGACCTCGTCCTCCAGCGTGGTGCCGTCGAGCATCAGGCGCTGATCCCCAGTGGCGGCGCCTGACCTCCCGCGAGTGCCTGGACCCGCTGGTAGAGCGCGACGAGGTGGTCGAGTTCGCGCTTGGCCTCCAGGCTGCGGCGCTCGCGTTCGGAGTTGTCGTCCTGGACGGCGCGGCGCGCGCTGCGGGCCGATTCCAGCAGGGTCTCCTGCAACTCCTCGGCCAGCGTGGAGAAGTGGTTGCGCAGGCTGCGCTGGATGTGCCGGCCCGCGTCACGGCAGTCCTTGCTGAACTTGATGAAGAAGTCGTCCACGTGCCGGGCGGCGGCGGCCTTCGCGGCGGCCTGCCTGCGGCGCAACCGCTGGTCGCTCTCGTCGATGATCGACTTGCCGCCGAAGAGCGCGCCCGCGCCGAGCGAGATGGCGTTGATCAGCGGCATGCCGGCGAGGCTGGTGGCGAGGCCGAACATCAGCACGCCGCCGTAGGAGCCCTTCAGGCCCGTGAACGCCTTCTGCATCACGTTGAACTTCTCGATCACCGGCTTCTCCATCGGCGACACGCGGTCCAGCACGTCGTCCGGGAAGATCGACTCGGGCAGCAGGTCGTCCCGGACCACCGGGAAGCTCTTCGCGACCTTCTCCGCCACCCACCCCGACCGGTCCAGCAGCCAGGCGAAGTTCGTCGTGGCGGCCTCCGTGAGGTTGTCCTCCAGCCAGGACTCGAACTGCTCCCAGCCCAGCGCCGGATCGGCCGTCTCGAACGTCTTGTCCACCTCGCGCATGATCTTGCGGGTCCGGTCGCGCAGGTCGTACTCGATGTCGGACACGAGGTCGGCCATCTCGTCGGCCAGCACCGTCTGCCAGCGCGCGGACCGGCGGCGCAGCTCGTCGATGCGGCGCTGGGCCTCGTTGAGCGCGGCGATGGTGTTCTCCGGCCCCTTCTTCGAGCCGCGGGCGGTCAGCTCCTCGCGCACCGGCGCCACCAGCTGCTTGATCGCCGACGCGGCGGTGACGGCGACCGTGCGGCGGGCCAGCAGGTCGGCGGCGGCCACGATGTCCTGCCGCACGCACGCCAGCAGCTCGGGGAACCCGGACTCGGCGTTGAGCGCCTTGTCGCCGGTCTTGGCCGCGCGCAGCCGCAGCGCGGCGGACACCGGGATCAGCTTCGCGGCCACGCCCGCGCGGGCCAGGTGCGCCCGGTTGCGCTCGACCACGCGCCGCCACTGCGCCGCGATGTCGATCTTCGTCAGCACCACGATCACGTTGGGGCAGGACGTCATGACCTGCTTCAGCAGCTCCAGCTCGGAGCCGGTCAGCTCGGCCGTCGCGTCGGACACCATCAGCACCGCGTCGGCCTGGAGGAGCGCGGCGAACGTGCTCGCGGTGTGCGCGGGCCGCAGGTCGCCGACGCCCGGCGTGTCGATCAGCACCAGGCCGGAGTCGAGCAGGGCCCGCGGGATGCCGATCTCGGCGCGCACCAGGTCACCGCCGCCGTGGTCCTCGCTCACCCGGCTGGCCAGCTGGTCGATCGGCACGGGGATGCGTTCGGTGGGGGTGTTCGCGATGGACGCGCCGCGCACGAGGGCGGCGGACGGCGTCTCCGCGTGCTGCACGAACGTGGGAACGGTGGTGGTGGCGTCGTCGCCGACCGGGCACACCGGCGCGTTCACCATCGCGTTCACGAGCTGGCTCTTGCCCTGTCCCGGCTCGCCGATCACGAGCACGCGGAGCTTGGGGTCCAGCTGCCGGGCGCGCTTCTCGCGCAACCGTTCGGCCAGGTCGGGCCGGTTGTGCGCAGCGCAAGCCCGGATCGTGTCGTCTAGCACGTCGAGCCAGGGCGCGGACATCACTCGGCAGAGTGTGCCGGTAAAACCCGTTCGGGTGAAAGCCCCGGGCACCGGCGAGGGCCGGCGCCGTCCAGTGGACAGCACCGGCCCTCCGGTGGTGGATCAGTCTCAGAAGAGCAGGTCGTCCACGCCGAGGCCGTCCACGACCGGCAGGTCGAGACCGTCCACGGTGCCGGTGACGTTGCTCACCACGCCGCCGACACCAGCGGTGTCCGCGACGCCCGCGACGGTGTCCGTGACACCGGACAGCGGCGCGGCGCCGTGGGTCTCGAACTGCGCCGAACCCTGCGCGGAGCCGGAGACGCCCAGGGAGTCGCTGACGTCGCCGACGACCGGCAGGTTGCCGAGGTCGCCCACACCGCCGAGGTCGCCGACGCCGGGCAGGTCCCCGACGACGGGCAGGTCACCGGTGAGGCCACCGGTCACGTTGCCGACCACGCCGGTCAGCGTGTCGACGGTGCCGAACGCGGTGCTGGTCAGGCCATCCGCGTCCGGCAGCGAGCCGGCGACCCCACCGGCCGTGGCGAGGGCACCGTCCAGCGTGCCGGTCGCCGTGCCGGCCAGGCCGTCCACCGGGCCGGAAACGGTGGACAACGTGCCGTCCAGGGTGTCGGTCACGTCACCCACCGCGGAGAAGTCGCCCTCGATCGAGAGCTTCGAGTGGGCCGCGAAGTCGAGCAGACCCCCGTGGCTCGACACGCCGCTGAACACGGCCAGGTTGTCGGCGTCCGCGGTCAGTCGGCCCGCTACGGCGGCCTTCACGTCGCCCGCGCTGACCGCACCCGACGTCGCGAGCTGGTCGGCCACGGTCCTGAGCTGGAAGATCGCACTGGCCGGGCCGGCGTCGAGCACGTCGATCGGCAGGTCTTCGAGGACCGAGCCGTCGAGAGCGGGCAGGCTCCCGGTCGGCACGTAGTCGAGGACCAGCGGGATGACTTCCTGCACGTCCAGAGCGCTGATGTCGCTCAGGCCCGCCTTCGCCAGGGTGCCCGCCGCGTCGGACCGGAAGTCGGCCAGGGCGGTCGGGTCGCTGAGCAGGTCGAGGACGAAGTCGTGCAGCGTGGTGGGGCTGGAGCCCATGATGGAGTTCTCCTGGTCGAATCGGACGCGGGGAGCGGGACCGGCAGGGGTGGGTCCGGCCCTGGTGATCAAGGTATGGGCGGGGGGATCACCCGCCATCGGGGATTACTCCCAGTAGATGCCGCAACCCCAATGGGGTGGTTCTCGTTCACTCCCTAGGGGGTTAGGGGATGGCCTTGTGACCTTTCCGTAACCCGTGTAGGTACTGCCCGTACTTCGGATCAAGCGCGTACTTCGATCAGGCGAATGAGGAGGCGTACGAGTTGCCGTATGTCCTCGGGGTCGACGTCGGCACCACGCGCACCGCGGCGGCGGTGTGCAGGCTGGGCGGCGCCGGACGGGCCGAACCCGAGCCGGTCGGCCTCGGCGGTCCCGGCGGCGGCGTGGCGTCGGCGCTGCACCTGACCTCGGACGGCGTGTTCGCGGTCGGCGAGCCGGGCGACCCCCGGTGGACCGCCACCGGCTTCAGCCGCCGCGTCGGCGACACCGTCCCGATCGTGCTCGGCCCGGAGACCGCGGGCGCGCAGCGGTGCGCGGCCGAAGAGCTGACCGCGCTCATGGTCATGTGGGTGGCCGACCAGGTGGCCGCCCGTGAAGGCGAACGGCCCGCGCACATCGTGCTGGCGCATTCCCCCGGTTGGGGGTCGCACGCCAAGGGGCTCATGCACCGGGCGCTGCGGTCGGTCGGGGTGGAGGCGTCGTTGGTGCCGGAGCCGGTCGCGGCGGCCGAGAACCACGCGTTCAGCCGGTCGTTCGCCGGGTCGCTCGGCGTGTTCAGCCTGGGCAGCCACGCGTTCAGCGCGTCCGTCGTCGGGCGGGGGTTCGAGCTGGTCAACTCCGTCGAAGGGGTCGACCAGGCGGCCGGCGTCGATTTCGACGACGCCGTGTTCTCCCACGTCCGGGCGTCACTCGGGCGGGCGCTGGCCGAGTTGGACGCCGACGACCCGCGCACCCGCGGCCTGTTCGGGCGGCTGCGGCGGGACTGCGAGGCGGCCAAGCGGGCGCTGTCCGGCACGGTGGAGACGTCGATCTCCGTGCACCTGCCGTCCGGGCCGGTGGACGTGCCGATCACCAGGGCGAAGTTCGAGGAGCTGATCCGGCCGTCGGTGGACCAGGCCGTGGCCGCGTTCGCCCGGGTCGCCACGGGCGTGGAGATGACTGTGCTGGTCGGCGGCAGCGCCCGGATCCCGCTGATCGCGGCGTCGGCGCCGGGCCGGGTGGTGCTGGAGGCCGCGCCGGAGACGTCGGTGGTGAGGGGCGCGGCGCTCGCGGCCCGCCGGCTGGTGCTGGGGCCGGACCGGGAACCCGAGCCCATCGAGACTTCGATCATGCTGCGGGACGACGACCCGTCGCTGAGGTTCCCCGTGGGCGGCCTGGACGCGGCGGACGCGGAGTTCACCGCCCCGCCGCCCCGGCCGCCCGTCGACATCACACCGCTGGACCTGCCGGAACGACGCTCGGTGAAGCGCGTCGTGCGCGGCCTCGCGTTGACCGGTGGGCAGCGTCGTGCCCGTGACTCAGAGGATGGCCGTTGAGCCCGAGCATGACCGCGCGCCCCGTGTTGTCCCGGCACGTCTCGCAGGTCCTGGAGGTCGTCACGGCGGCAGCCACCGGCTCCGGGGCCGTCGTGCGACTCGGGATCGTCGCGCCGGGCGGCTACGGCAAGACCACCGTGCTGCGGGAGGTCGAGCGGGCGTTCGAGGACGCCGGCACGTCCGCCGCCGTCGTGGACGACGCGCACCTGCTGCCGGACGCCGACCTGCTGGCCCTCCGCGCCCGGGTCGAACGCGGTGACGAGAGCGTCGTGGTCGCCTACCGGCCCTGGCCTCGGTCGCGGGCGCTGGCGGCGTTGGCCGAGTCGCTCGGGCGGGCGCGCCCGTCGTTGATGCTGGAGCCGTTCACCCGCGAGCAGGTGCGGGCGGTGCTGCCCGCGTCCGCGCGGGGGCTCGTGGACTTCGTGCACCAGCAGACCGGCGGCGTGCCGCGGTTCGTGCGGCGGCTGGCCGGGCTGACCGCGGCCGAGGTGCCGCCGGACGTGGTGGCGTCGTTCCGGGCCGACCTGGACTGGCTGGACCCCGACGTGCAGAAGTACCTGCTGGCGGCCGAGGCCGGCGCGGCGCTGCGGCTGGATCTGCTCGGCGGGCTGCTCGGCGGTGACGCGGACGCGGTCGGCGACGTGATCGAGGCGGGCCGGGCCACCGGGCTGGTCGCGGCCGACGGGACGTTGCCGCCGATCGCGCGGACGGCGGTGGCCGCGTTGAGCCGGACGGACCGGCGGATCGCGGTGCGGCAGCGGCTGGCCGAACTGCAACTGCGGTCCGGCGGTCCGGTGCTGGAGCTGGTCCGGCCGTTGATCGACCTCGGCGAGACCGGCGTCGGCACGGGCGGTCAGGCGGGCGTCGCCGGGCCGGAACTGGCGGCGGCGTTCCGGGCGGCGGCCGACGAGGCCCTGGCCACCGACCCGGCGTTGGCCGAACGGCTGTTGGCGGCCATCGGCACGCCGAGCGCCGAGGTGGCCGTGCGGCGGGCGACCGCGGCGGCGATGGCGGGGGACCTCGACGCGGCGATGCGGCTGGCGGACCACGTGATCTCCAGTGGCGACACGGAACACCGGGGCACGGCGGCGGAGGTCGCGGCGATCGCGTTGGCGCACCGGGGGCAGTTGGCGCGCAGCACCGAGTTGCACCGCTGGTCGCCGAGTTCCACCTCGGCGGCGTTCGCGGTGATCGGTCAGGTCGGGACCGGGCGGCTGCCCGCGGAGGCGTTGCCCGTCGCGCCGCCGACCATGCTCGAAGGCGGCGCTTCCCTTATGGCACAAGGGGTTGTCGAGTCGGTCACGTCGTCCGCGACCACCTCACTGTCCACTTTGGTCCGTGCGGCGGGGTTGCTGGAGCCGGCCGGGAAGGCCGTGCTGCTGCCGGACACGCCCGCCGCGTTGGCCGCGCTGGTGGCGTTGCACAGCGGTGAGCCGGGGGTCGCCGAATCCGTGCTGGACCGGGCGGCGGCGACGTCGTCGGGCGGCGCGCTGATGGCCGTGCGGCACCGGCTGCTGCGGGGCTGGATCGCGATGCAGCGCGGCAACCTCGCGCAGGCGCGGGAGACGTTGGTGGCGCTGCGGAAGGTCGGGCGGCCGTTGGAGCCGCGCGACTGGCTGTTCGCGGTGGCGCTGGAGATCGGCATCGCCCGGCGCAACAGCGACCTGGCCACGTTGAAGCGCACGTGGGAGCAGGCGTGCGAGGCGGTGCTGCGGCATCCCGTCGACCTGTTCACGTTCCTGCCGCTGGGCGAGTTCGCCACCGCCGCCGCCCGGCTGCGCGACCAGCACCGGCTGGCGCCGCACCTGCTCGCGGCGCGGAACCTGTTGCGGGACTTGGGTGATCCGAGCCTGTGGGCCGTGCCGCTGCACTGGAGCGCGCTGCACGCGGCGATCATCGCCGAGGAGACGTCGGTCGCCGAGGAGCACGCGGCCTCGCTGGCGGCGTGCCGGGACCGGAGCAGGTACGCCGGTATCGTGTCGGTCGCGGCGGAGAGCTGGCTGGACGTGCTGGCGGGCAAGGTGGACGCCGACCAGGTGGAGGAGTCCGCGCGCGGGCTGCACGCCGTCGGCCAGTGGTGGGACGCCTCCCGCCTGGCCGGTCAGGCCGCGATAAGGACGTCGGATCGCCAGGCGATGGTGCGGCTGCTCGACTGCGCGCGGCTGCTCCAGGGCCGGCCGACGGGCGCGGCGCGCAAGCAGCCCGAGCCGGTGGTGGAGGCGGACGCCGGGAAGCTCAGCGACCGCGAGCGCGAGGTGGCCGAACTGGTCGTCGGCGGCCTGACGTACAAGCAGGTCGGCGACCGGCTGTTCATCTCGGCGAAGACGGTCGAGCACCACATGGCCCGGATCCGGCAGCGGCTGGGCTGCGGCAGCCGGGCGGAGCTGCTGGACCAGCTCCGCCAGATCGTCGGCTAGCGCCTACTGCCTAGTGCCGGCCCCTCATTGCTGCCACAGCCAGAACTCGACGCCCTGGTTGTCCACGCATTCGCTGGAGAGCCCGTACGGCTGCCGTTCGGGCTCCTTGGCCGTGCCGCCCTGCTCACGCACCCTGGCCATGGCGGACGCCAGGTCGTCGACCGAGTACATCAGCTTCCAGCCGGCCCACCGCTGCCCGCCCCACAGCCCGGACATGGGCAGCCCTGCGCCCTCGACGCCCCAGCCGCGCTCGGCGTTCCCGGGCGGGAACCGCCAGCCCAGCACGGCGCCGTAGAACCGCTTCGCGGCCTCGTCGTCCGGCACGGTGAGCGTGTAGTAGCCGACTTCGCCGTGCTTCGGCTGCGCTTCCCCGCCAGTTGTCCCGCCCGC
This is a stretch of genomic DNA from Saccharothrix ecbatanensis. It encodes these proteins:
- a CDS encoding nitroreductase family deazaflavin-dependent oxidoreductase, with translation MAVVDSPVGWVKKHIQKYVESGGAEGHEWRPGVFTLLLTTTGRKSGEPRRTALIYQPYGDAYVVVASHGGAPEHPSWYRNLLAENRAEVQVGPDVFPTTARTATGEERAKLWKLMTEVWPDYDGYVKKTDREIPVVVLERAQS
- a CDS encoding PhzF family phenazine biosynthesis protein translates to MNDALHPAVLRYSAFTTDPAGGNPAGVVLDATGLDDARMLEIAADLGYSETAFAFPRTGGHDFDLRYFSPLAEVPFCGHATVATAVALERPGTLRFHTKAGLVEIAATPGTATLTSVPTSSTPAPESDVAEALRALRWSADDLDPRYPVHWASGGARHLVLAVRTRERLASLDYEFDALGDLLRANDALTAQLVHQRSDDVFDARDPFPVGGVVEDPATGAAAAAFGGYLRTIGEVTGPRTITIHQGDDMGRPSVLTIGVSPDDPRVTVTGAAVPIPD
- a CDS encoding IniB N-terminal domain-containing protein, which translates into the protein MGSSPTTLHDFVLDLLSDPTALADFRSDAAGTLAKAGLSDISALDVQEVIPLVLDYVPTGSLPALDGSVLEDLPIDVLDAGPASAIFQLRTVADQLATSGAVSAGDVKAAVAGRLTADADNLAVFSGVSSHGGLLDFAAHSKLSIEGDFSAVGDVTDTLDGTLSTVSGPVDGLAGTATGTLDGALATAGGVAGSLPDADGLTSTAFGTVDTLTGVVGNVTGGLTGDLPVVGDLPGVGDLGGVGDLGNLPVVGDVSDSLGVSGSAQGSAQFETHGAAPLSGVTDTVAGVADTAGVGGVVSNVTGTVDGLDLPVVDGLGVDDLLF
- a CDS encoding Hsp70 family protein, whose protein sequence is MPYVLGVDVGTTRTAAAVCRLGGAGRAEPEPVGLGGPGGGVASALHLTSDGVFAVGEPGDPRWTATGFSRRVGDTVPIVLGPETAGAQRCAAEELTALMVMWVADQVAAREGERPAHIVLAHSPGWGSHAKGLMHRALRSVGVEASLVPEPVAAAENHAFSRSFAGSLGVFSLGSHAFSASVVGRGFELVNSVEGVDQAAGVDFDDAVFSHVRASLGRALAELDADDPRTRGLFGRLRRDCEAAKRALSGTVETSISVHLPSGPVDVPITRAKFEELIRPSVDQAVAAFARVATGVEMTVLVGGSARIPLIAASAPGRVVLEAAPETSVVRGAALAARRLVLGPDREPEPIETSIMLRDDDPSLRFPVGGLDAADAEFTAPPPRPPVDITPLDLPERRSVKRVVRGLALTGGQRRARDSEDGR
- a CDS encoding SDR family oxidoreductase, which codes for MKTLITGATGQLGSLILKHALTRIPADRLAVSVREPEKAEGLGVEVRHGDFAGPLTDTFAGVDTLLLVSVDGPDEVRIGLHRNAVRAAAEAGVRHIVYTSVTDADTSPLSLAGVHKATEEEIRATGIPFTFLRNGMYHENYLPQAPGPIVRAAGDGRVASAARDDYAVAAAVVLSTPGHENAVYELTGSRAWSFDELAGLAGTTHVKVSQEERVAGLKGFGLPDFVAELLADIEVNIGRGVLADVRPDLEKLIGRAPTTIEDAVGNR
- a CDS encoding winged helix-turn-helix transcriptional regulator; protein product: MENRGDVYDHNCPSRVIANHATGQWGSLVLAKLLGGTLRFGELRREVAGVSEKMLAQTLQALERDGLVHREVHPVIPPRVDYSLTPLGTQAAKRISDLFGWIEENVPNFRAAQDDYDARRQNV
- a CDS encoding LysR family transcriptional regulator → MDTRLLRTLLVLARTGSFTATAAELHLVQSTVTSQVKALERHLGARLFDRLPSGARLTEAGRQAVEHAREVLSAEQRLRDAVRGSTAVEGDVRIAAPESVCAYRLPQRIADVALRWPGISVHLSPSGTRQAITGVRNGTLDLALVLEDAVVAPGLKVTAIGAEPIELVSAPGVLLDERYFLLEEGCSYSDRFVRELSATPSITRFGSIEAVRSCVVAGLGWTVLPRVAVAEQLDAGTLQRVRELPDSTLFLVTDPRRTPSAAVQAVAAALN
- a CDS encoding GTPase domain-containing protein codes for the protein MLDGTTLEDEVWALLEDALAIYRDSPRAVAWLRGHQARFTEPVRVAVAGAPRSGKSTVVSALIGEEFVPTGATTWYQDGPRAKAHVGPYEVPVTRRDGKAFVDAPDAERVLVEWPSRSLRDLILIDTPAEAPVEQVYGEADAVLYLTRHMHSTDVRYLQTAHDHPVARAAPVNTVLVLARADEIGGGRIDALSSAKQIARRYRREATVTPLCQNVVAVAGLLAVAARTVRPDEFTALASLASLARTELEDHLLSADRFVAEDFPVRLDPAARHGLVDRFGLFGVRLTTTLIRQGFDTQVKLTGQLVQRSGLGELRDSVGIYFTERREVLKARSALLGLDVVLRAEPRPGSIGLATAVERILATTHDFRELRLLASLQGGRIRLPGELDAEASRLVGGLGTNPVVRLGMDYEPTGSELRHAVLDTLGRWRDHSVDPALDHGQRRAASVVVRSCEGMLAQLG
- a CDS encoding dynamin family protein; the encoded protein is MSAPWLDVLDDTIRACAAHNRPDLAERLREKRARQLDPKLRVLVIGEPGQGKSQLVNAMVNAPVCPVGDDATTTVPTFVQHAETPSAALVRGASIANTPTERIPVPIDQLASRVSEDHGGGDLVRAEIGIPRALLDSGLVLIDTPGVGDLRPAHTASTFAALLQADAVLMVSDATAELTGSELELLKQVMTSCPNVIVVLTKIDIAAQWRRVVERNRAHLARAGVAAKLIPVSAALRLRAAKTGDKALNAESGFPELLACVRQDIVAAADLLARRTVAVTAASAIKQLVAPVREELTARGSKKGPENTIAALNEAQRRIDELRRRSARWQTVLADEMADLVSDIEYDLRDRTRKIMREVDKTFETADPALGWEQFESWLEDNLTEAATTNFAWLLDRSGWVAEKVAKSFPVVRDDLLPESIFPDDVLDRVSPMEKPVIEKFNVMQKAFTGLKGSYGGVLMFGLATSLAGMPLINAISLGAGALFGGKSIIDESDQRLRRRQAAAKAAAARHVDDFFIKFSKDCRDAGRHIQRSLRNHFSTLAEELQETLLESARSARRAVQDDNSERERRSLEAKRELDHLVALYQRVQALAGGQAPPLGISA